Part of the Paenibacillus sp. JNUCC32 genome is shown below.
GCAAAAGTCGTTGGAGCCTGTATTTCGCAAAAGTATAGAGAACGGAGTCTATGCGACCGGCCACAACAGCTTTACGAGGTCTCCGGATGATCAAGAGGACTGGATCGTCTTCCATGCGCTTCCTTCAGCCGACGCCGATGCGAGCATCCGCTCGACGCGCATACAGAAATTCGGCTGGAAACTTGATGGTACGCCTGATTTCGGGGTTCCTTGGAGCGATGCGCATCATCTGCCCGTGCCATCGGGGGAGTAATCAATGAACGCCTTTAAACAGGTTTGCATATGAAATGATCCATTATCTATTATGGAGGGATCGAGATGAATACTAGGCTGAAACCTTTTGGGCTGCTTGCAGTCATCGTTATGCTGTTCATGTCAACCTTAGCCGTGCCAACGGCGCAGGCGGCTGCTATCGGAACGGTTGTTTATAGTAATCCGGCTGAACCGGAGCCTTATTATGTAAGGGCGGTCAAGCTTGATAATGGAGATATTCTGACCACCTTCACCCCGCGGTTTCCCGGCAACGCAGGATGGAGCGGCATGCAGCCCTTTCCCTTTTACAAGAGCACGGACAACGGGGCAACCTGGTCCTTATTCAGTGAAATTGATCCGAATGATTACGAACTGAACCGGAATCAGCAAGGCATGACAACGCTGTATGTACTGCCTCAGCAGGTTGGGGATTATCCGGCAGGAACCTTATTGTTTGCATCCACGGATTGGGACAACTCGGCACCGTATACGATTCATATCTGGAGAAGCACGGACAACGGCGCCACTTGGCAGTTTCACAGCAACCTGGCTGCAAGGGGAACCGAGGGGACAAAGCGTACATGGGAGCCGGAGTTTGCGATCACGGCCGATGGCCGGTTGATCTGCTATTACTCGGATGAGCGGAAACCGGGGTATAACCAGGCAATCGCGCAGGAGATTTCCAGTGACGGTGGACTGACCTGGGGAAATTACAGCATCATTGTGGGTAATCAGGCAGATTGGAATTGGCGTCCGGGGATGCCGCGGGTAATACAAGCGAAGAACGGAAGCTATTTCATGTTTTTCGAGATGCTGGGGGCAGCCCCTAACTTTGCGGTCCGGTTCAAAACCTCACCTGATGGCATCAATTGGGGAAGTCCGACGGATCTTGGCGAGGTTGTAGGAACAGGAATATATCGCGCATCCCAGACACCGGAGGTTGCTTACATCGATGATGGAACCGCGAATGGCCGCTTTTACGTTCGGGGCATGACGGATGTGGTTTCTTCCGCTAACAAAATGTTTACGAGCGCCGATTACGGAGCGACCTGGACGCAAATGGACGCGCCGCTGACCGTAAAAGGGTCAAATCAGAGCACGCCGGCAGCCTGGAGCGGAACGCTGCTGCCGCTGGGCCCGTCATTGCTCCTGGAGGTCAACACCGTAAAAGTGGGGAGCCGAAATGAAATCCGTGCCAATGTAGCCCAGGTGGATAAGGAATTCTCCATTGTATCCGGGGGGACCTATAAGCTGGTCAATCAGAATAACCAGCTTCTGCTGGATAATGCCGGCGGCGGTTCGCCGGCCGGGACAAACGTCATCCAGTGGAACGATCTCGGGGCAGATACCCAGTGGTGGCGGTTGGATTACAGAAACGGCGGCTTCTTCCGGGCAATGAATGTAAACAACAGCCTGATCCTGGATAATCCCAACGGAGCCACGACACCGGGTACAAACGTGATCATGTGGACGAATAATGAATTGGATACTCAGAGGTGGAAATTTACGCACAAGGGCAACGGATATTACACCAGCATGAACGAGCGCAGCGGATTGATGCTGGACAATGCGGGTGCCGGTTCTCCGGCAGGTACCAAGGTCATTCAATGGACGGCCAATGGTTTGGATACGCAGAATTGGAAAGCGGTGCGAGTGGATGCGGAAATTCCGGTCAACCAGCTGGAAAGCTATAACATCGCAAACAGTTTTGTTCGTTATCATGATGGCCGAGGGAAGATTGACGGGGGGCAGTACAGCGCTGAATCGCAGTGGAGAATGGTTCCGGGATTGGCCGATCCATCCGCCGTCTCCATCGAATCGGTGTCCTTTCCAGGTCAATATCTCAGACATCGTGACGGCAAGATTTGGCTGGAGTCCAATAATGATACCGCTCTGTTTAAACAGGATGCGACATGGAAGTTGCGTACCGGATTTTCAAGTCCATGGGCGGCCTCCTTCGAGTCTTATAACATATCCGGAACATTTATCAGGCACCGGGACGGCGTGTTGGAGATCTCGCCGATCACGACTACATTGGATCAGAAGGATGCGACATTTTACGTGAAGTGAATCATATGAGGGAATAAGCCTTCTGCAACATAATTAACAAGAGAAGACAGCTGATCAGGCGATCGGCTGCCTTCTTTTCTTGCAAAATACAACATTCCACTATCAGTTCTTTTATTGCGAATACGAAATACTTTTAAATGTAAGGAGGGAGCATAAACTTCATGAATACCATGTCCAGCATTCTGGATAACAAAATAATAGCGATTATCCGCGGCGCCAATTCAAAAGACGTTTTGAACATGGCAAAGGCGCTGCACGAAGGCGGGGTGAACATTCTAGAAATCACCATGAATTCACCAAACGCATTGTCTGCCATTGAAGAGATAACCGTTGAACTTGGAGATCGAGTGGTGGTGGGGGCGGGTACCGTTCTGGACTCTGAAACTGCGCGAGCCGCTATCTTAGCAGGCGCCAAATTCATTCTGTCTCCTACGGTTGACATAGAAACGATACAAATGGCAAAACGATACGGAGCAGTAAGCATCCCGGGTGCCTTTACTCCGACTGAAATTCTATCAGCCTATGAAAATGGCGGCGATATTATCAAAGTGTTTCCTGCGACGTTGGGACCAAGCTTCATTAAAGATATACGCGGACCGCTTCCGCAAATTCCGTTGCTGCCAACTGGCGGCATAGGTTTAAACAATATTCAGGAATTTATGAAGGCGGGCGCTATTGGTTGTGGCATTGGAAGCGCACTCGTGAATACGCAGCTGGAGATAACAGATGAGTATTTCGTGCAATTAACAGAAAAAGCGAGACAATTTGCTTCAGCTGTACAATCTAACGAGGATTAAGGAGTGGATTCATAATGAAAATTACGGGTTACGAATTATTCCTGGTACCGCCCCGCTGGTTGTTTTTAAAGATGGAGACGGATGAAGGCATTATCGGCTGGGGCGAACCTGTCATAGAAGGAAAGGCGAGAACGGTAGGAACCGCAGTAGAAGAGTTAATGGAGAATTTAATAGGGAAAGACCCATTAAGAATAGAGGACCATTGGAATCTCATGTATCGATCAGGCTTTTATCGGGGCGGCCCCATCTTAATGAGTGCGATTTCGGGCATTGATCAAGCCTTATGGGACATCAAAGGGAAATATTATAACGCGCCCGTCCATCAATTGCTTGGGGGAAAAGCAAGGGAGTCCATCAAGGTCTATTCATGGATTGGGGGAGATCGTCCTTCAGATGTCGGGAAATCGGCGAAAGAAGTGGTCTCCCGAGGATTTACAGCCGTAAAAATGAACGGTACGGAAGAACTTCAATATGTCGATTCCTATGAGAAAATAGACCAGGTCATTGAACGCATTGCAGCTGTCAGGGACGCGGTGGGTCCGTATGTTGGAATCGGCATTGATTTTCACGGTCGCGTGCATAAGCCAATGGCCAAAATCTTAGCCAAAGAGCTGGAGCCTTTTCGCCCGATGTTTATTGAAGAACCGGTTTTGCCCGAAAATAATGAAGCGCTGCGCGACATCGCTAATCATGTAGCCATCCCTATTGCAACCGGTGAACGAATGTTCTCCAAATGGGAGTTTAAACGTATATTGATGGATGGATATGTTGATATTATTCAGCCGGATCTATCCCATGCAGGCGGTATTACGGAATGCAAAAAAATCATCTCCATGGCTGAAGCGTTTGATGTGGCGGCAGCTCCGCATTGTCCATTAGGACCGATTGCGTTGGCTTCTTGCCTTCAAGTCGATGCGACTTGCCACAATGCATTTATTCAAGAACAGAGCCTTGGCATTCATTATAATCAGGGGAGCGATTTACTCGATTACATTGTGGATAATCTTGTGTTCGAGTATGAGAACGGTTACGTGAAAATACCGGAGGGTCCTGGCTTGGGAATTGAAATCAACGAAGATCATGTGCGAAAAATGGCCGATATCGGACACAATTGGAGAAACCCCGTTTGGCGGCATACGGATGGAAGCATCGCGGAGTGGTGATAACCCAAACGGATGTCAATCCAAATCATCGGTATTTGTATGTGTTTTGCATATAGCTTCCTAAGAGCGCCGGCAGCCCCTTCTATATCAAGTAGAAGGGGCTGTTTTTTTGGGATGTATCCTTTATGAGGGCGTTTTTATAAGTTATCCATGTCTATCGGGCAATCCTCAAGAAAAGATCCCGGAACACCTCGTCACGCCGAATGAAATGAACGGAGCGAATCATGTGCCGGAACGGATCATGCATCCATCGGAAATCCTCGGATATGCGCGGACTGTGAACCAGAGCGCTCGGACACCATTCCGGGTTGTTGAGCCAGGCAATGACGCCAATGTCCCAGATGACCCGGGAATAAGCAAAATGATCGTCGGAACAACTTAAATATGTTTCGAATAAATAATCCCCGATCTCGCCTTGGCTTTTGACGAAGTCCCGCAGTTCGGATAACGAGGTCTGCAAATGAGATGCCACGCCGAGGCAAGGAACGAGAATGAGCGGGACGCCGCAGTCCAAGACCAGCCTGGATGCGTGCAAATCCTGAAAAAGGTTAAACTCCTTCGTATCGCTCCAATGCAGGGCATGCCCGCCTAACCATACCAGCACGATCCGTTCGAGGATCCGGGGTTCCATGAGCAGGGCGGATGCAACATTCGTGATGGCACCGATCGCAACGACATACAAAGGGTCGGCAGGATCGCTTGCCATGGCCCGCTCAACGAGATTGCGCGCGGCTTCGCTTTCGACCGGCTGGTCGGAAGCAGGAAGGTAACCCGTGGAGCCGCGATAGACAGGGATGTCTTCACGTCCCAGAATGCGGCGGATGTTCCATATTTCCTGGTAGCTTTTTTCCATTCCGTCCGCAGGACCTGAAGATAGCTCATTGAAGAAAGGCGCTGCATATAATGCCTCTATGGTCATGTTGTCCGCGGATTTCAGCGCGTAAGCGATCGCAAACTGATCGTCGATTTCATTGAATGCGTCGGTATCCAGCACCAGGCGGATTTTACGTCCCGGATGCTCCAGACGCTGCACCAATTGGCTTGCCGGGATCGTTGGAAAAGTAGTCATCGCCATATCCTCCAATCATGTTTAGGCTAGGCCGTCAGGAGCCGCTCCAGCTGATTCATCTGGCATTAGGAAACGAACTTTATACGCTGACCGTGGGTTCGACCACCGTTATGGCATTACGGATGGAATCGAGATTAACGGTTGCGCCAATCGGCAGAGCTGCTTTATACACACCATGGCCCGTGGCAAGGTTCGTGATCAACGGCTTGCCGAGAGGCACGATGAACTCGTTGATGACATCCTCATAGGCTTTGCCGTAAGCCGTCTGACAGCCTGTACATTCCCCCATGATGATGCCGATGCAGTCACGAAATTTTCCGGCGAGCTTCAAATCGTTGAAGTATCTGTAGACGGTATTGGTAGGTTCATGCGTTTCTTCAAGAACGATGATTTTCCCCCGTGTATCGATTTCGAAGGGAGTCCCCAGCGTATCAACGAATGACGTTAAATTACCGCCTACAAGCGGCCCCGTAACGTTGCCCGGAACCCGGCCGATCAGGGGCATACCAGGCGGGTTCAGGATGGGGCGCGTTAATGAATACAGGGACGTTGCCGCAAAAAACTGATCGAAATTATAGGCTGGCGTTTCGGGTTTGAAGTCAATAAGCAATAGACTATGGAATGTAATTAAATCGACCAGTTGATGCAGGGCGTTTAATAAAACCGTGATATCGCTGTAGCCCGTCAAGATTTTCGGGTGATTCCGGATAACCTGATAATCCAGGTACGGGAGGATTCCGGCTACGCCTGTGCCGCCTCTGGTAGGCAGTATCATTTTAACCTGCTCGTTTTGGAACATCATCATTAAATCGGATGCCCGCTGTTCGTCCGTGCCGGCCAGAAACCCGTTTTGCGCATATACATATTGACCCAATACGATATTGAACCCCATTGCTCTCAAATATTCGATCCGTGCATCAATGATGCTGGCAGCGAGCGGGCTGCCCAAGGTAACGATTCCAACGGTATCGCCTCTCTGTAGTATTGGCGGACGTATCGGCATATTCCTGCCTCCTGCCTTGAAATAGAAGAAGCCTCGTATTCCCGTGTCTCTTTCTAGATTATATTGAATACGCCATCTGCACAGTACTGAAATGAAGCAGGAATAGTGAATCGTTAGTTGGATCTGCTTGCTCCGATATAAGTTTGGAGGCTTTCTTTCAGCGCTGTTACCGGGCGGCATATTAAATTCTCCAGATCGCCAGAAGTGGAAGCCGTATCGATTTTTCTTAAAAAGCTAAATATCCAATGCTGCACCTCATTGGTAGGACATAGGGATATCGGTGTGCCCGTTAGCTCGGAAAGAGCGGAGACCAAATCATTGAAGGTCCAAACGGATGGCGCAACAAGCTCATATGTCTTGTTCCAATGGCCCTCACCGGATAATACCCCCGCTATGGCGGCCGCCAGATCGGTGCGCGTAACCGCGTTGAACTGCCACGATCCCGGATGGACGCGAAGATTGCCTGTCGACATGGCTGCTTGCAAATCCAGCGCTTCAATAAAGTCCATATACAATCCGCTGCGAAGAAAAGTATAAGGAATTCCGGTTGTGCGAATGGCATGCTCGGTAGCCAAATGCAAGTGGGTCATCGACATATCGCTATGTTCAGGAAAGGCGAAACCGGTGTATAAAATATGGCTGACGTTCGCTTTTTTTGCAGCTTCAACCACATGGGCATGCTGCCGCAAACGAACGGTGTCATCGGGGTGGGGGCTAGAAATGAACAACAGGCGCGAAGCGCCGGCGAATGCCTCCTTCAGGGAGGCGGGGTCGTCGTAGTCGCAGAAGCGGACCGCAATTCCCTGCTCCTCCAATGCTGCCGCAGAGTCCATCTGGCGAACGCAAGCAACGATTTGATCAGGCTGAACATGATGTAGAAGCTCTTGGATAATGAGCCGGCCGAGCCGGCCGCTGGCTCCAGTAATAATGGTAGACAACGAATGTCATCCTCTCCTTATTTGGTTAAGTGCTTAACTAAGTCGACGTAAGAACACGGTTACGCTTCCTTTAATTTTTGCAGAAGGCCCAGGAGCTGTTTTAATTCATGTTCAGTCAGCGCTTTCATTTTTTCGGATATCCGCTGCCTGTTCGCGGGCAGGTTGTGAATCAATAGACGCTGACCTTCGCTTGTAATGGTGATGACCGACTTTCGACCGTCCCCGGGATGGGAATCCCGGCGAATCAAGCCTTCTTGCTCCAAGGGGGTAAGCAGCAGACTGATATTGGGTTTGGTTACACCGATTTTTTGTGCCAGCTTGGAAGGAAGCATCGTACCTCCTTCTTTCATAAGCTCAACTAGAATCCGTATTCTGGCTCCGTTCAGCCCTTGCGACTTCCAATAACTTTCGGATACGTCGACCAGCTTTGCCGTTGTCTCCACCAATGAGAAAAAAGCAAGGGCAGGCAGCGGCAAATCCAGCACGTATTGCTGAAGGTCATTCAAAGTGATCATGCCTCCTATATAGTTAAGTCCTTAATTATATTCAATGTAATCGTAGAGGGAGCCATTGTCAACGGTCGAAATTCTTGAATTCGTTCGTTTCAGGTAAAGCAGCAAGCACTTGCGATGATCGCAAGTGCTTGCTGGCGTGTCTTAACGATGGGAAGCAGCCTGCTTCCTGTATGCTCCCGGGGTCATGCCCGTCAATTTTTTGAAATTGCGATGAAAGTGCGTCAGCGTGGCATACCCGCAGATTTCAGCGATTTGCCCGACAGACTCCTCATGGTTTCGCAGGAGCTCTTTGGCACGGGCAATCCGTTTAGCATGCATGTAACCCGTCACGTGCAAACCGGTGTATTTCTTGAACATGCGGGAGAAATGGGCGGGGTCCACCGCAGCTTGTGCCGACAGAGCAGCTAGTCCGATAGGCTGATCCAGGTGTTCGTGAATCCATTGGATGGAATCCATCAGCCAGGCCGGGCCGATCTGGGAGTGGGCCGTCTGTTCTGCGGACAGGGTGCTGATATAGCGATTGATATGCAGCAGCAAGGAGCGCAGCTGAAGCACGAGCGCCTCGCGGAATCCTAGCTGGGCAAGCCGGATTTCTTCCGAGATTCCTTTCAGCATGTCCTCGATATAGGCTTGGTTCGACTCGGGTAATTGATGACGATAGGAGCCTGTTTTTTGAGCATATTCAAAACAGCTGAGGACGGAGTATTGCAAATCGCTTCCGTTCGCGCCGAGTACAAGCGAAGGCGCAAAGAATAAAGCACTCGAAACAATGGGCTGGTCCGGGTCAGGGAAAGAGCTGTGAATCGTGTTACCGGGTATGATGAAAAGGTCGCCTTCTTTTTTCTCCATCAGCTTGTTCTCAATAAAAAAAGTGCCTTTTCCCTGGTACACATAAACCAATTCGTAAAGATCATGCAAGTGATGAGGCAGCTCCAATTGGGGGCTTTTTATAGTCCGATAGACCATTTCCATCGGAAACAGGGGGTCCCCTTGAAAGGGTTTACGCAGGGGAGTCATGATTCACCACTCCTTATCCTCTATTAAGGACAACAATATCAAAATAGGTTATAAAAATGCAATCCTTGGCTATTTTTGTGCACAGATTATGAACGTACAATAAAGATAGCGAACATAACACCTAAAAGGCAGGGATGTATATGAGATTGGATGCCCACCAGCATTATTGGTTGATTGAGCGAGGGGACTATGAATGGATCACGCCGGAGGTTCCGGAGCTTCACCGAAATTTCCTGCCCTCCGATCTTAAGCCGCATTTGGATTCGCATCAATTGGACGGCAGCATAACGGTTCAGGCGGCACCGACCTTGGAAGAGACGGACTATCTGTTATCGTTGGCGGATCCCGATGCTTCCATTGTCGGAGTGGTAGGATGGATCGACCTGTTCGATCCGGAGCACCGCCGGCATTATGAGCGATTTCGGAAACATCCGAAATTTATCGGCTTTCGCATCATGATTCAGGATATGCCGGATGCCAATGTGATCCTGGAGCCCTCTTTTATCCAAGCATTGAATGAATATGTCAAGGAAGACGTTCCGATCGATCTTCTTGTCCGGAGTCATCAGCTGGAGACGCTGTTGAAGCTGATTGAGATGGTCCCCGGCATCCGCGGCGTCATCGATCATCTGGGCAAGCCGCCAATCCGAAGCGGACAGATGGAACCTTGGGAGAGCATCATGAAGCGAATCGCCCGTTTCCCGCGCATCTACTGCAAGCTATCCGGTATGGTCACCGAGGCGGAGCATCGCCGGTGGAGCCAGGAAGACTTTAATGGGTATGTACATAAAGTGGTCGCGATGTTCGGTCCCGATCGGATCATGTTCGGCAGCGATTGGCCCGTGTGCCTGCTATCGGCAGAATATGACCAAGTGGTTGACGTATTGGCAGAAGCGCTGCCGAAGCATTGGGGAGAACGGGAACATGCGCGTTTGTTCGGTCTGAACGCCAAGGCGTTCTATAAGTTGGATAAGGATGGTGTTCATCATGAAATACCGTAAGTTAGGCCGAACCGGTCTGGATGTTTCGGTATTAGGCTTCGGAGCGTCTTCACTAGGCTCCGTTTTTCGGGAAACCGACGACAGCGAGGGAATCCGTACCGTGCACGCAGCCATGGATGCGGGCATCAATTTGATCGATGTATCCCCTTATTACGGATTGACGAAGGCGGAAACCGTGCTGGGCGAAGCGATCCGACAATTACCCCGGGACCAATTCATCCTGTCTACGAAAGCAGGCCGCTATGGCGAGAATGATTTTGATTTCACGTCCAAGCGGATTATCGCCAGTATCGATGAGAGCTTGAAGCGACTCCAAACCGATTATGTGGACATTCTCTTTTTGCATGATATTGAGTTCGTTCCCGCATCCGTTGTAATGGAGGAAGCCCTTCCTGCACTCCAGCTTTTAAAGGAAAAGGGGAAAATTCGTTTTGGAGGGATTTGCGGTCTGCTTCTGCAGCTGTTCGAAAAATTGCTGCCCCAAATCGAAGTGGACGCCATCATTTCTTACTGCCATTATTCTTTGAACGATCAGACGCTTACCGGTTTGCTGCCGCTGCTTGACGAGGAGGGAATTGGGCTTATTAACGCCTCTCCCTTATCCATGGGCCTTCTCGGTTCCCGAGGAGCGCCGTCTTGGCACCCGGCTTCAACTGAAATCAGGGAAGCCTGCAGACGTGCGGCCGAGTATTGCGCTAAAGCCGGAACGGATATCGCGAAGCTAGCCGTGCAATTCTCGACTTCGAATGAACAGATCCCGACGACGCTGGTCAGTACGGCCAATCCCGATAATATACAACGTAATGCCGCTTGGAGCGAAGAGCCGCTGGATCAGACACTCTTGGCGGAAGTATTGAAGATATTGGAGCCCGTGCAAGGGCGGACTTGGACAAGTGGACGCCCGGAATACAATGAGGGCATCCGATGATGAAGAGGAGGCAGCTGGGATGAAGGGTATCGTATGTCAAGAGATCGGAAAATTTCAATACCGGGAGGATTTGCCCGAGCCTCCATTGCTCGAAGGAGAAGCCATCGTCAACATCAAGCGGATCGGGATTTGCGGTACGGATCTGCATGCCTTTCGCGGGAATCAGCCCTTTTTTACGTACCCGCGTATTCTCGGCCATGAGCTATCCGGTATCATTGAAAAAGTCGGAGCTAACGAAGAGGGATTGAAGGCCGGAGACACCGTCTGCGTCATTCCTTACATTCACTGCGGGGAATGTATGCCTTGCCTTAGAGGCAAAACAAACTGTTGCAGATCGTTGAAGGTGATGGGGGTGCATATCGACGGCGGCATGCGCGAGCGCATCTCCGTCCCGACTCGCCATTTGATGCGGGCGGAAGGGCTGACCTTGGATCAGGCTGCCTTGGTAGAACCGCTTGCCATTGGCGCGCATGGCGTTAAACGAGCGAATGTGACCCCGAAGGATACGGTTTTAGTCATCGGAGCCGGTCCGATAGGACTCGGGATCATGGTTTTTGCCAAAGCGCTGGGGGCAACCGTTATCGCCATGGATATGAACGCCGATCGGTTGGCCTTCTGCAAAACCTGGGCGAAGGTGGATCATGCCATCCAGGTTGGAGATGAATTGTCCGATCTTTCGGCGCTAACGGATGGAGAATTTCCTTCCATCGTTTTGGACGCAACGGGAAACCAACCCTCCATGACCAACGCTTTTAACATGGTTGCACACGGGGGGACCTTGGTATATGTAGGCTTGATTCAAGGGGATATTTCATTTCGGGATCCCGAGTTCCATAAGCGGGAATTGACACTGATGGGCAGCCGTAACGCGACCAGGGATGATTTCCATGATGTGATGCAGCGGATCTCGGAAGGCGGCATTGATGTAGATCCGTACATCACCCATCGATGCCGGTTTGACGATTTGATCCAAGAATTTCAGGGCTGGCTCCGTCCTTCCGCCAAGGTCATTAAGGCGATGGTGGAACTTTGAACCATTCTCTTGAATTGGTTGAACATGGTTCATGAAATAGTAGAATGCCAAACAACGCTCGGCTCACCAATATGGATGGGCCGAGCGTTGTTTCATGCCTTCGTTGTAAGCATGATCAGCACAACCGTGGTATGAATCCGCCATATGCCTCGTCCCGCATCATCGAATTTGATACCGAAAGCGACTGTTAAAACCATGTGATGTATGTTATATTTTGGATAATTTCGGTTGACGTTCGATGAAGAAGGACTTTGCGCTGCATATTAAGCAGGACGAGAACGGGAAGTACAAATTCTTTGACATGTCATTTGAGAAACGGATTTATTTCCCTGATATGTAAAACCGGAGGTGTCCGATATGGATTTGAACAATGACGCTAAAGAAATGGCTTCTGCTGCTGAAGAAAATCAGCAAAAAGAAAAAGAACAACGCCCGATGTCGACCAGCAGCGGGCTCCTGGAATCGGCCATCGACAAGTTTGCCAGAGAAGGCGGCTTTGACGATTTGCCGTTGAAGGGAAAGCCGATCAAGATCGAAGACGGCGATGTGCTAACCAGTATCATGAAGAACGCGAATTACCAGCCGGCATGGGTGGAGCTGAGAAAAGAGATCGCCGCCGACATCAAGCGTCTTTTGGACCGTCCGGAACCGAATGCGGTTCCCGAGGCCGAGGTGGAGGCCATCAACCAGAAAATTATGAAGTATAACCGGATCGTTCCGAATCCGCAGCTGCAAAAAGGCCTCCTGTCCGGGGTCCATTTGCACGCAGCCTATGAAAAGTGGGAGTAGAGAATATCTTAAATGTGCTCCCCGTTACGGGCCAAATGAACAAGCGAAAGAGACTCTGAAGCTATCCGCTTTAGGGTCTCTTTTGAATGGGGTTCATTGGGCCAAGGCCGAGCCAATCAGGGAAGCCCGGGGCAAGCAGTTACTTCCTGCCGCTGCGCCAAGCATCCAGCTGCTTCTGCACCTCTCGTATCACGTCATCCATGCCTGCTTGCTTCAGCTCCTCGTTAAACTTGGGAAGGATCGCATCGACATCCACGGAGCCCGTCATGAGGCTTGGATAATATTTATGCCAAACCATCTCGATGTTATCGGTTTGAGCGGTCAGCGCGGATAGATCCGGCGTAAATCCGAGCACGGTGGAATTGACGACTCCGGCGTTGTATTGACGGAATTGCTCCCATTTGTCGAGGGGGTCCGGGTTATCGCCGCCCATGGTTTTTAGGATAAACCAATTCCCCTGGGTGTACTGCACGCCTGAATAGCTGCTTGCGGGCGCATCCGGGATCGGTACGCCATGACTGTCTTTGTCTGTTTTCGGAACGACCTGCCCCTGTTCGTCCAATGTGTAGTGGATGCCTTCGATCCCATAATTGAATAAATTCCGTACTTCGGGGTCCGTATTAAGCAAATTTAGAAACTTAATGCATTCTACGGGATGCTTGGTATTGGCATTAACGGTCATGATGCCTCCCCGGACGGATTCCGTAGTAACGGTGCTGGGGGTTACGGGATTCGCTACAATCTTATAACCGCGATCCTTGCTCCAAGTCGTCTCCGAGAGCGGCCCCCCGCCGGAGGACTTCCAGAACACCTTGGCGCCTCGTTTGAGCCCTCCCGGCTCGCGCAGCGCCGCGTCCTTATTGATGAAGCCTTGCTTATAATAATGCCGCAGCGTATCGAGAACCTGCCGGGCCTCCTTGGTTTCGAAGATATTCACCACCGGTGCGTCCGGGTCGAGCGATTTGATCATCAAGGGCACTTTATGGTTCATGATGTATTCGTATCCGTAGAGAGCGAAGAAATTATGGGAATCCCGATCCAACTCCATAGGGATGTAATCCGGCTCTTTCTGCTGAATCATCCGGAGGAGAGGCTCAAGCGATTCCAGCGTATTGTACTTGGTGATGTCGATATGGTGTTTGTCCACGATCGAGGCGGGGTACATCCACTGATCGCGTACGGCTAACTCCTTATTGGTAGGGACGCCGTAAATGCTGCCATCGTTCATGCGGACCCCCTGCCAAAAGGTGGGATCGATGGCCTCGTACATATCCTTGCCCAGGCCGGCCAGATGGTCATCAAGCCTCAGC
Proteins encoded:
- a CDS encoding AbfB domain-containing protein, with amino-acid sequence MNTRLKPFGLLAVIVMLFMSTLAVPTAQAAAIGTVVYSNPAEPEPYYVRAVKLDNGDILTTFTPRFPGNAGWSGMQPFPFYKSTDNGATWSLFSEIDPNDYELNRNQQGMTTLYVLPQQVGDYPAGTLLFASTDWDNSAPYTIHIWRSTDNGATWQFHSNLAARGTEGTKRTWEPEFAITADGRLICYYSDERKPGYNQAIAQEISSDGGLTWGNYSIIVGNQADWNWRPGMPRVIQAKNGSYFMFFEMLGAAPNFAVRFKTSPDGINWGSPTDLGEVVGTGIYRASQTPEVAYIDDGTANGRFYVRGMTDVVSSANKMFTSADYGATWTQMDAPLTVKGSNQSTPAAWSGTLLPLGPSLLLEVNTVKVGSRNEIRANVAQVDKEFSIVSGGTYKLVNQNNQLLLDNAGGGSPAGTNVIQWNDLGADTQWWRLDYRNGGFFRAMNVNNSLILDNPNGATTPGTNVIMWTNNELDTQRWKFTHKGNGYYTSMNERSGLMLDNAGAGSPAGTKVIQWTANGLDTQNWKAVRVDAEIPVNQLESYNIANSFVRYHDGRGKIDGGQYSAESQWRMVPGLADPSAVSIESVSFPGQYLRHRDGKIWLESNNDTALFKQDATWKLRTGFSSPWAASFESYNISGTFIRHRDGVLEISPITTTLDQKDATFYVK
- a CDS encoding bifunctional 4-hydroxy-2-oxoglutarate aldolase/2-dehydro-3-deoxy-phosphogluconate aldolase, with translation MNTMSSILDNKIIAIIRGANSKDVLNMAKALHEGGVNILEITMNSPNALSAIEEITVELGDRVVVGAGTVLDSETARAAILAGAKFILSPTVDIETIQMAKRYGAVSIPGAFTPTEILSAYENGGDIIKVFPATLGPSFIKDIRGPLPQIPLLPTGGIGLNNIQEFMKAGAIGCGIGSALVNTQLEITDEYFVQLTEKARQFASAVQSNED
- the dgoD gene encoding galactonate dehydratase, giving the protein MKITGYELFLVPPRWLFLKMETDEGIIGWGEPVIEGKARTVGTAVEELMENLIGKDPLRIEDHWNLMYRSGFYRGGPILMSAISGIDQALWDIKGKYYNAPVHQLLGGKARESIKVYSWIGGDRPSDVGKSAKEVVSRGFTAVKMNGTEELQYVDSYEKIDQVIERIAAVRDAVGPYVGIGIDFHGRVHKPMAKILAKELEPFRPMFIEEPVLPENNEALRDIANHVAIPIATGERMFSKWEFKRILMDGYVDIIQPDLSHAGGITECKKIISMAEAFDVAAAPHCPLGPIALASCLQVDATCHNAFIQEQSLGIHYNQGSDLLDYIVDNLVFEYENGYVKIPEGPGLGIEINEDHVRKMADIGHNWRNPVWRHTDGSIAEW
- a CDS encoding nucleoside hydrolase; translation: MTTFPTIPASQLVQRLEHPGRKIRLVLDTDAFNEIDDQFAIAYALKSADNMTIEALYAAPFFNELSSGPADGMEKSYQEIWNIRRILGREDIPVYRGSTGYLPASDQPVESEAARNLVERAMASDPADPLYVVAIGAITNVASALLMEPRILERIVLVWLGGHALHWSDTKEFNLFQDLHASRLVLDCGVPLILVPCLGVASHLQTSLSELRDFVKSQGEIGDYLFETYLSCSDDHFAYSRVIWDIGVIAWLNNPEWCPSALVHSPRISEDFRWMHDPFRHMIRSVHFIRRDEVFRDLFLRIAR
- a CDS encoding S66 peptidase family protein, which gives rise to MPIRPPILQRGDTVGIVTLGSPLAASIIDARIEYLRAMGFNIVLGQYVYAQNGFLAGTDEQRASDLMMMFQNEQVKMILPTRGGTGVAGILPYLDYQVIRNHPKILTGYSDITVLLNALHQLVDLITFHSLLLIDFKPETPAYNFDQFFAATSLYSLTRPILNPPGMPLIGRVPGNVTGPLVGGNLTSFVDTLGTPFEIDTRGKIIVLEETHEPTNTVYRYFNDLKLAGKFRDCIGIIMGECTGCQTAYGKAYEDVINEFIVPLGKPLITNLATGHGVYKAALPIGATVNLDSIRNAITVVEPTVSV